The sequence below is a genomic window from Microbacterium abyssi.
CGCGGTCGTCGAGGTCGACGGCCATCGCGTGCTCGTGACGGACGCCGACGCCTCTGCGAGCCTGTCGGACGCCGCCGCCACGATCGATGACGCGGAGCGCGAGCGCGAGATCGCCGAGGCGATGGCCCAGCTCAGCTTTGCCGATCAGTCGTCGCTGCTCGTCGGCCTGGAGCGCGATGAGACCCGCACCGCCGATGCGCTGCGGGAGGCGATCCTGTCGGTCTCCTCGATCGGTCAGCAGACGAGCTTCGCGGAGCTTCGATCCTCAGCGCCGGCATCCGCCACACTCGACAGCGAGAGTTCGGACGACCGTGCGGCCGCGCTGAAGAACCTGCTCGCGGACGAGGGCCGGCTGACGTCGTTCTCCTCGATCCTGGAGGACCCGCTCGTCCTCCTCTCCCCCGAACGACTCGCGATCATGCGACTGATCGGCGTCGGCACGGCCGAGACGTTCCCGGTGGACTCCGCGACCCACCGCACCGAGACCACGGCGACGCTGAACGCCGTGGGCGTGCAGCAGCCGAGCCCCATTCAGCTGTTCACCGCCGCGGCCCCCTTGCCGGTCTGGGTGCACAACGATCTTCCATGGCCGGTCACCCTCACCCTCACCTCGGAGCCCTCCGACGCACGCCTGGGCATCCAGCCGCGCACGCCGGTCGAGGCGCAGCCCGCCAGCAACACCCGCGTGAAGGTCCCGGTCGAGGCGCGCGTCGGCAGCGGAGAGCTCGAGGTGCGATTCGGTCTCGTCTCGCCCACCGGCGTGCAGATCGGACCTGACCAGACCGCGACGGTGACGGTTCGCGCCGAGTGGGAGAGCATCGGGCTCGGCATCCTCGGTGGCGTCATCGGGCTGCTGCTCGTCCTGGGCGTCGTCCGCACCATCGTCCGGCGCCGCAAGGAGCGCGAACCGGATGCTGCGCCCGCTCCGTCCGCCGATTCTGAGCCGACTCCCTGACACGAACCCTGCCGGGGAATGCCGCGCGGTTACGATTGGTTCCTAGCAGTGGGTGCACGCAGGCACGCTGCGGGCACGCGAGAAGAGAGAGCACATGCGCAAGGTCATCATCATCGGCTCCGGTCCGGCCGGATTCACCGCCGCCATCTACGCCGCGCGCGCGAACCTCGAGCCGCTTCTCATCGCGAGCTCGGTCGAGGTCGGCGGTGAGCTGATGAACACCACCGAGGTCGAGAACTACCCCGGCTTCCCCGACGGCATCCAGGGCCCCGACCTGATGGCGAAGTTCCAGGCGCAGGCCGAGAGGTTCGGCACCGAGGTCGTCTACGACGACGTGACCTCGCTCGACCTCGACGGCACCGTCAAGAAGGTGACGCTGGGCAGCGGCGCGGTGCACGAGGCGCAGACGATCATCTACGCCACCGGCTCGGCCTACCGCAAGCTCGGCGTCGAGGGCGAAGAGCGCCTGTCCGGCTACGGCGTCTCGTGGTGCGCGACCTGCGACGGCTTCTTCTTCCGCGAGAAGACGATCGCGGTCGTCGGCGGCGGCGATTCCGCGATGGAGGAGGCCACGTTCCTCACCCGCTTCGCCGACAAGGTCTACGTCATCCACCGCAAGGACACCCTGCGCGCCTCGAAGATCATGCAGGAGCGGGCGTTCGCGAACGAGAAGATCGAGTTCATCTGGAACAGCGAGGTCACCGAGATCCAGGGCGGGGATGCCGTCACCGGCGTCACGCTGCGCTCGACGGTCGATGGATCCACTCGTGAGCTGCCGTTGACGGGCCTCTTCGTCGCGATCGGCAACGACCCGCGCACCCACCTGGTGCACGAGAAGCTCGATCTCACCGACGCCGGGACGATCTGGGTCGACGGCCGTTCGTCCCGCACCTCAGTGCCCGGTGTATTCGCCGCCGGTGACGTCATCGACCCCATCTACCGCCAGGCGATCACCGCCGCCGGCTCAGGAACGGTCGCAGCCCTCGACGCCGAGCACTTCCTCGCCGATCTCGAGGACGCCTCGGTCGAGGTCCCGGCTGCCGAAGCCGCCGAGATCATCGCCTGAGGGAACACTTCCGACGCCGCTGCTGTTGCAGACGGTGAACTTCGATCAGTTCGATCAACAAGAACCAGGAGAAGCAGATGACTGCCAAGGTAACGAGCCAGGCGACGTTCGAGCAGGACGTGCTGCAGGCCGATGGACCCGTCCTCGTGGACTTCTGGGCCGAATGGTGTGGTCCGTGTCGCATGGTCGCGCCGGTTCTGGACCAGATCCAGGCCGAGCACCCCGACAAGATCACCATCATGAAGCTCAACGTCGACGAGAACCCCGAGTTGGCGATGAAGTACCAGATCACGTCGATCCCGGCGATGAAGGTCTTCCAGGGCGGTGAGGTCAAGACGACCATCATCGGCGCGAAGCCGAAGCCCGCGCTCGAGCAGGATCTCGCCGCGTTCATCGGCTGATCCCGAACGCATCAGAGCCCGTCTCTCCCTCTGGAGGGGCGGGCTCTTCTTGTCGGAGACGTGTGGATGCTACGACGCGTCGGCGATCGTGGCATCCCACTGGCGGTGACGGGATCCCTCGCCCAGAAGCCCCCACACGGCGGGTGTGAGCTCCGGGTACTCCAACGCGATCTGGCGCATCACCCGGTAATTGCGGGCGGCGTTGGGGCGCACACCGTCGTTCGCGGCGATGTTGTCAGCGCGCAGCAGGTAGACGACGAGTTCGTCGACGCTGGGGAGGTCCTCCATGAAGTCCCACGGGTCCTCGCCGCTCAGCAGCCGCTCCTGGATGAGAACGGCCAGCTCGTCCGATGCCTCGGCGCGCAGCACTTCGAGGCTGGCCCGGCGTGGAACGGCTTCTGACATGCATCCAGCCTACGCGCGCTTGCGGCCTCCGCGGCGCGGGAGGTTCACGACATCCGTCATCGTCTCGAGTTCTCGGCCCTTCGTCTCGGGAACCTGGAAGTACACGAAGAAGAACGACACGATCGCGAAGAACGCGTAGAAGCCGTAGGCGAAGGTGAGGCCGATCTCGGCGAAGGCCGGGAACGTCGTGGAGATGAAGAAGTTGGCGACCCACTGCGCGGCGGCGGCCACGGCGAGGGCGCCGGCGCGGATGCTGTTCGGGAACATCTCCCCCAGCAGCACCCAGACCAGCGGACCCCAGGTGGCGCCGAAGAAGACCACGAAACCGTTCGCGCAGATCAGGGCGATCAGCGACCACGGCTGCGGCAGCACCACCGCGCCATCCTGCAGGGTGCCGAACGAGAACGCGACGGCCATCATGCCCAGGGTCACGGCCATCCCGATCGATCCTGTGAGCAGCATCGGACGCCGCCCGACCTTGTCGACGAGCAGGATCGCAACGATCGTGACGACGATGTTCGTGATCGAGGTGATCACCGAGGTCAGCAGGGCCTGTGACTCCTCGAACCCGACTGAGAGCCACAGCGTCGTCGAGTAGTAGAAGATCACGTTGATGCCGACGAACTGCTGGAAGACGCTGAGGAGGATGCCGACCCACACGATCGGCTTCAGCCCGAACTTGTCGCCGCGGAGGTCCTTCAGCGATTCCTTCTGCTCGGCGTTCAGCGTCTTCCGGATCTCCTCGATCTTGAGGTTCGCATCGGTCTCACCGGTGAAGTCGAGCAGAACCTGGGACGCCTTGTCGACCTTGCCGCGAGCGACGAGGAAGCGCGGGGATTCCGGCAGGCGCAACGCCATGACGCCGTAGACGACGGCCGGGATCGCCTCGACCATGAACATCCATCGCCAGGCGTCGATCCCGAACCAGAGCACGTTCGCCGCGGACCCGGCGATGTTCGCGAGGAGGGCGTTCGAGAGCAGTGCCGTGAAGATACCCGTGACGATCGCGAGTTGCTGGAGAGATCCGAGCCGACCGCGAACCTTGGCCGGAGAGACCTCGGCGATGTAGGCCGGGGCGATGACGGATGCCGCGCCGACGCCCAGGCCGCCGATCACACGCCAGATGATGAGATCGATCACGCCGAACGCCAGACCGGAACCGATCGCCGAGACCAGGAAGAGCACAGCGGCGATCAGCATGACCGGGATGCGTCCGAGCTTGTTCGCGAGACTGCCGGCGAACCACGCGCCGACCGCACAGCCGATCAGCGCCGATGAGACGGCGAAGCCCTGCAGGCCCGGGCCGAGCTCGAACGCTCCGGCCAGAGCATCCACCGCGCCGTTGATGACCGCGGTGTCGAAACCGAACAGGAATCCGCCGAGCGCGGCCGCGATGCTGATGCCGATGACTCGGGCGCTGAAGCGTCCGGCTTTGCTCTTGTTCTGAGACATGTGCCCCTCCCCTGTCTGAGCCCACTCTAGGAGCCAGGAGGATGCCAGAGCGATAAGTGGGCGGTGTCGGTCAGGATCCGTACTGCTCTTCACCGAGCTCGGAGAGGATGCGGTTGAGATCCTGGATCGACGCGAACTCGATCGCGACCTGGCCTTTTCGTGCGCCGAGAGTGATCTTCACCCGGGTGTTCAGGCGGTCGCCGAGCTTGCCGGAGACCTCGTCGAGGTAGGCCCGGCGGGCGCCCGGCTGCGGCTTGATGCTCTTCGTTCCGGCAACCGGGAGTGCCTTGGCAGCCTGCTCGGTGGCGCGCACCGAGAGGTCTTCGTTGACGACCTTGTCCGCTAGCTTCCGCATCTGCTCCGGGTCGTCGAGCGAGAGGAGCGCGCGGGCGTGGCCTGCCGAGAGCACGCCGGCAGCAACGCGCTGCTGAACCGGGACAGGCAGCTTGAGCAGTCGGATCGTGTTGCTGATCTGGGGGCGGGATCGACCGATGCGCGTCGCGAGCTCCTCCTGAGTGATGCCGAAGTCCTCGAGCAGCTGCTGGTATGCGGATGCCTCTTCCAACGGGTTCAGCTCGGAACGATGCAGGTTCTCAAGGAGTGCGTCTCTGAGGAGGTTCTCGTCAGCGGTGTCGCGCACGATCGCGGGGATCGCTTCGAGGCCGGCCTCGCGGGCGGCCCTAGTACGCCGCTCGCCCATGATCAGCTCGTAGTCACCGTCTTCGTTCTTGCGCACGACGACGGGTTGCAGCACCCCGAACTCGCGGACGCTGTGGACGAGTTCAGCGAGATCATCCGAGTCGAAGTGCGTGCGCGGCTGTCGCGGGTTAGGGACGATCTTGTTCGGATCCACCTGCATCAAGTGGATGCCGGGAACCGATTCGAGCTCGGGCGCGGGCTCTACGGCATCCGCTGCCTGATCGGCCGGTTCCTCGGCTGCAGGGCGGATCGACCCACCGGGGAAGAACACGTCGACCGGACGCGCCGCCTGGTCGGATACGGGGATGAGGGCGCCGATTCCACGGCCCAATCCAGTGCGCTTCGCCATCAGTTCTCCTTGCTCTGCGTCTTCTGGGACGCGATCTCGACAGCGGCCTCGCGATAGGCGATCGCGCCGGCGGAGGATCCGTCGTAGGCGATCACCGTCTGGCCGAAGCTGGGGGCCTCCGACACCCGTACTGAACGCGGGATCACCGTGTTCAGGACCTGTGTGGGGAAGTGGGTGCGCACCTCATCGGCTACCTGCTGGGCAAGACGGGTGCGTCCGTCGTACATCGTGAGCAGGATCGTGGAGAGGTGAAGCTCGGGATTGAGGTGCTTCTGGATCATCTGGATGCTGCCGAGCAGCTGGCTCAGGCCCTCGAGCGCGTAGTACTCGCACTGGATCGGGATGAAGACCTCGGATGCCGCGGTGAACGCATTGATCGTGAGCAGTCCGAGCGACGGAGGGCAGTCGATGATGACGAAGTCGACGGCGTTGGCTTCGACGTACTGGTCCAGAGCGCGGCGCAGCCGGTGCTCTCGTGCGACCTGAGAGACCAATTCGATCTCTGCACCGGCGAGGTGGATCGTGCTCGGAGCGCAGAGCAGGTTCTCCGACTCGGGACTCTGCTGCACGACCTCGGCGAGGGGAACATCGTCGATCAGTACGTCGTAGATGCTCGCGGTATCCGCGTTGTGCGGAACGCCGAGGGCGGTGGAGGCGTTCCCCTGCGGATCCAGGTCGATCACCAGGACCTTGGCGCCGAAAGATGCGAGCGCGGATGCCACGTTGACGGCGGTCGTCGTCTTGCCGACGCCACCCTTCTGGTTGGACACCGTCAGGACGCGTGTGTCGCCGGTGAAGTGGAGTTCGACGTCCGCCAGGTTGCGGCGTCGTGCGCTCAGATCAGCGATCTCGCGTGCCAGGGGCGTATCGATCCCGAAAGCCTCGTTCGGCGTAGTCTGCTCGGACTGTTTCACGTGAAACATCCACTCCTCTCGATGGCCGCGTTCCACTCTAATCGCTCCCACCGACCTTGCCCGCACCGGATTACTCCCCCGCGGATCGTCGAGCGAGCGCGGCGACGCGAACTCTCCTAGCCCGCTGACACTTCGACTCGCTCCGCTCACTCAAATGCGTTTCGTCTGCGGGCTTCGCCCTCCGCTCAACGACCCACACCCACTGGTGTTTCACGTGAAACACCCCGCTGGGTGAAGGGAAACTACCGCGGTCGTTGAGCGAGCGCAGCGAGACGAAACGCGTTGAGCGAGAAGCCGCCGGCGACAAGCCGAAACGTCACCAGTTGACGGGGCTTAGTCTGCGGGCTTCGCCCTCAGCTCAACGGGCCGCAACCTGGCGTTTCACGTGAATCACCCCGCTGGTGAAGGGGACCTCCGCGGGTCGTTGAGCGAGCACAGCGAGACGAAACGCGTTGAGCGAGGAGCCGCAGGCGACAAGTCGAAGCGGCACCAGTTGACAAGGCTTCGACTCACCTGCGGCTCGCTCACCCCAGCTTCCTCTCCGGGCTTCGCCCTCCACTCAACGACCCGCAACCAATGACGTTTCACGTGAAACAATCCGCTCGTGAACGGAGCTACCGCGGGTCGTTGAGCGAGCACAGCGAGACGAAACGCGTTGAGCGAGGAGCCGCAGGCGACAAGTCGAAGCGTCACAGCTGTCACGGCTTCGACTCGCCTGCGACTCACTCACCCCGCTTCGTCTCCGGGCTTCGCCCTCCACTCAACGACCCGCAACCAATGACGTTTCACGTGAAACACTCCGCTCCGTGAACGGGGCTACCACGGGTCGTTGAGCGAGCGCAGCGAGACGAAACGCGTTGAGCCAGGAGCCGCAGGCGACGAGTCGAAACGTCACCAGCCGCAGAGAACCCGACTCGCCTTCGGCTCGCTCACCCCGCTTCGTCTCCGGCGGCTCCGCCGCCTCCGCTCAACGACCCGCACGAGGGTGTTTCACGTGAAACATCGGCGCGTAAACGCAGCGAGAAGAAAATCAGCGAACGACGGCCCGGACAACGCGGGTGGTCTCAGCCAGGACACCCTCGCCGAGCACCTCGACCCGCACATCACTGAGCCGGTACTTCTTCGACTGCTTCGCCGCAGCATCGATCTCGGCTTCAGCGTTCTTTCCCTTGAGGAGTGCAAGTTCTCCCCCATCCCGCACCAGCGGCGCCGTGAACGGCAGCAGCGTGCGCAGGGCACTGACCGCTCGAGCCGTGACGACGTCGAACTGCTTCGGCTCGACGTCTTCTGCCCGCGACCGCAGCACGGTGACGTTCGTCAACGCGAGTTCTTGGACCTGTTCCGTGAGCCACGCGACGCGACGCTCCATCGGCTCAACGAGTGTGAAACTGACGTCCGGGCGAGCGATCGCGAGCACGACTCCAGGAAGGCCGGCCCCCGAACCGATGTCCGCCGCCGATCCATGGAACAGCGGTGCGGCGATCGCACTGTTGAGCACATGTCTGGTCCATAGACGCGGAAGCTCGAGCGGACCGATCAGCCCGCGCTCCTCCCCCTGTGCGGCAAGGTTCGCCGTGAACGCTCGTGCGACTTCGATACGGTCGCCGAATAACGATGACGCGACTTCGGGCTCGGCTTCGATGGTCATGACTCAGACAGATTCCACGCGATGTTTCACGTGAAACATCAGCGACGGCGGATGACGGTGTGGCGATCAGCGCCGTCGCCGTAGGACTCGGAGACCAGGTCTCGATCCGCGACGATGTCGTGCACCAGTTTGCGCTCGTAGCTCGACATCGACGGCAGCGATGCCTGCGATGCCCCTTCGTCGAGCCTGACGACCGCAGCATCCACCAGCTTCTCGAGCTGACGACGGCGCGCATCACGCGAGCCACCGATGTCGAGGATCAGCCGCGAGAATGACCCCGTCGTGCTCTGCACAGCCAGGCGCGTGATCTCCTGCAGTGCCTGCACGGTGTCGGGCTCGGACAGAACCGAGAGGCTTTCATCCTCCGACTCCACCGAGACGTACGCACGTCCCTGACGAACATCGAGGTTCAGGTCGCCGTCGATGTCGGCGATGTCAAGCAGGCCTTCGATGAAGTCCGCAGCGACGTCACCCTCCTGCTCGAGCTGCTCCACCGTGGGCTCAGAACGCTCTGCGATGTTCTCGGTCGTCATCAGTTCGTGCCCTTCTTCTTGGCGCGCTTCTTGCTCACCGGCTGCTGACGCTTGGGAGCCTCCTGCTTCGCCTTCTCCACCTCGTCGAGCAGACGCTGCTGCTCAGCCTCGTACACGGCCATCGGGACGACCTTGCCGGACGAATCGATCGCCTTGCCCTTGCGAGCCAGACGCTCCTCGCGGGCCTTGGCGGCCTCCGAGCCGGGCGTCGGCATCTCGCGGATCACCAGGAACTGCTGGGCCATGGTCCACAGGTTCGAGATGAACCAGTAGACGACGACGCCCAGCGGGAAGAAGACACCCGAGAAGATGAAGCCCAGCGGCAGCACGTAGAGCATGATCTTCTGCATCTGGTACGCCTGGCCGGTCTTGGCCTCGGGCGATAGGTTCTTCGAGATGATCTGCAGCTGCGTGAAGAACTGCGAAGCGATCATCAGGACCACGAGGATGACCAACAGAACGATCGCGATCGTGTTCTGCGTCTCGACGGCCTCGCCGAGCGTTCCGTGCAGCGACACCGAGCCGAAGATCGTGGCGTCGTAGAACTCCTTCGTCAACTCAGGACTGAGCAGACCGACGCCGCCCTGACCGGCGACCGCGTGCTTGGTGACATCGTTGAGCACGCTGAACAGCGCGAAGAAGATCG
It includes:
- a CDS encoding tryptophan synthase subunit alpha; the encoded protein is MSEAVPRRASLEVLRAEASDELAVLIQERLLSGEDPWDFMEDLPSVDELVVYLLRADNIAANDGVRPNAARNYRVMRQIALEYPELTPAVWGLLGEGSRHRQWDATIADAS
- a CDS encoding protein jag — translated: MTTENIAERSEPTVEQLEQEGDVAADFIEGLLDIADIDGDLNLDVRQGRAYVSVESEDESLSVLSEPDTVQALQEITRLAVQSTTGSFSRLILDIGGSRDARRRQLEKLVDAAVVRLDEGASQASLPSMSSYERKLVHDIVADRDLVSESYGDGADRHTVIRRR
- the trxB gene encoding thioredoxin-disulfide reductase; amino-acid sequence: MRKVIIIGSGPAGFTAAIYAARANLEPLLIASSVEVGGELMNTTEVENYPGFPDGIQGPDLMAKFQAQAERFGTEVVYDDVTSLDLDGTVKKVTLGSGAVHEAQTIIYATGSAYRKLGVEGEERLSGYGVSWCATCDGFFFREKTIAVVGGGDSAMEEATFLTRFADKVYVIHRKDTLRASKIMQERAFANEKIEFIWNSEVTEIQGGDAVTGVTLRSTVDGSTRELPLTGLFVAIGNDPRTHLVHEKLDLTDAGTIWVDGRSSRTSVPGVFAAGDVIDPIYRQAITAAGSGTVAALDAEHFLADLEDASVEVPAAEAAEIIA
- a CDS encoding sugar porter family MFS transporter, giving the protein MSQNKSKAGRFSARVIGISIAAALGGFLFGFDTAVINGAVDALAGAFELGPGLQGFAVSSALIGCAVGAWFAGSLANKLGRIPVMLIAAVLFLVSAIGSGLAFGVIDLIIWRVIGGLGVGAASVIAPAYIAEVSPAKVRGRLGSLQQLAIVTGIFTALLSNALLANIAGSAANVLWFGIDAWRWMFMVEAIPAVVYGVMALRLPESPRFLVARGKVDKASQVLLDFTGETDANLKIEEIRKTLNAEQKESLKDLRGDKFGLKPIVWVGILLSVFQQFVGINVIFYYSTTLWLSVGFEESQALLTSVITSITNIVVTIVAILLVDKVGRRPMLLTGSIGMAVTLGMMAVAFSFGTLQDGAVVLPQPWSLIALICANGFVVFFGATWGPLVWVLLGEMFPNSIRAGALAVAAAAQWVANFFISTTFPAFAEIGLTFAYGFYAFFAIVSFFFVYFQVPETKGRELETMTDVVNLPRRGGRKRA
- a CDS encoding ParA family protein; translated protein: MFHVKQSEQTTPNEAFGIDTPLAREIADLSARRRNLADVELHFTGDTRVLTVSNQKGGVGKTTTAVNVASALASFGAKVLVIDLDPQGNASTALGVPHNADTASIYDVLIDDVPLAEVVQQSPESENLLCAPSTIHLAGAEIELVSQVAREHRLRRALDQYVEANAVDFVIIDCPPSLGLLTINAFTAASEVFIPIQCEYYALEGLSQLLGSIQMIQKHLNPELHLSTILLTMYDGRTRLAQQVADEVRTHFPTQVLNTVIPRSVRVSEAPSFGQTVIAYDGSSAGAIAYREAAVEIASQKTQSKEN
- the trxA gene encoding thioredoxin; amino-acid sequence: MNKNQEKQMTAKVTSQATFEQDVLQADGPVLVDFWAEWCGPCRMVAPVLDQIQAEHPDKITIMKLNVDENPELAMKYQITSIPAMKVFQGGEVKTTIIGAKPKPALEQDLAAFIG
- a CDS encoding ParB/RepB/Spo0J family partition protein; this translates as MAKRTGLGRGIGALIPVSDQAARPVDVFFPGGSIRPAAEEPADQAADAVEPAPELESVPGIHLMQVDPNKIVPNPRQPRTHFDSDDLAELVHSVREFGVLQPVVVRKNEDGDYELIMGERRTRAAREAGLEAIPAIVRDTADENLLRDALLENLHRSELNPLEEASAYQQLLEDFGITQEELATRIGRSRPQISNTIRLLKLPVPVQQRVAAGVLSAGHARALLSLDDPEQMRKLADKVVNEDLSVRATEQAAKALPVAGTKSIKPQPGARRAYLDEVSGKLGDRLNTRVKITLGARKGQVAIEFASIQDLNRILSELGEEQYGS
- the rsmG gene encoding 16S rRNA (guanine(527)-N(7))-methyltransferase RsmG — translated: MTIEAEPEVASSLFGDRIEVARAFTANLAAQGEERGLIGPLELPRLWTRHVLNSAIAAPLFHGSAADIGSGAGLPGVVLAIARPDVSFTLVEPMERRVAWLTEQVQELALTNVTVLRSRAEDVEPKQFDVVTARAVSALRTLLPFTAPLVRDGGELALLKGKNAEAEIDAAAKQSKKYRLSDVRVEVLGEGVLAETTRVVRAVVR
- the yidC gene encoding membrane protein insertase YidC, yielding MGLDLLLASATPAPDSGGGGFDLLGTILWPLKWAVELILVAWHWLFTTMGLPAASGVTWILAIVGLVIVVRASVFPLFVRQIKSQRKMMEIAPEMKKVQEKYRGKKDQLSREAMSRETMALYKKHGTSPMSSCLPLIVQMPIFFALFSVLNDVTKHAVAGQGGVGLLSPELTKEFYDATIFGSVSLHGTLGEAVETQNTIAIVLLVILVVLMIASQFFTQLQIISKNLSPEAKTGQAYQMQKIMLYVLPLGFIFSGVFFPLGVVVYWFISNLWTMAQQFLVIREMPTPGSEAAKAREERLARKGKAIDSSGKVVPMAVYEAEQQRLLDEVEKAKQEAPKRQQPVSKKRAKKKGTN